Proteins co-encoded in one Polaromonas vacuolata genomic window:
- a CDS encoding type II toxin-antitoxin system HicA family toxin: MLIAAGYLVIKGRGSRVRFVQGSKIATFHRPHPAKEAKQ; this comes from the coding sequence TTGCTGATTGCTGCAGGATATTTAGTTATAAAAGGCCGCGGTTCACGAGTGCGCTTTGTACAGGGGTCAAAAATAGCCACCTTCCACCGACCGCATCCGGCGAAAGAGGCCAAACAGTAG
- a CDS encoding phosphonate ABC transporter ATP-binding protein — MKLDLHSCSARHPAAVAAASDALTRISLALASGEQLAIIGPSGAGKTTLLQLLACAQRPEQGNFEMDGVDPWQLGSSALKRQRAQVFLAPQVPPLPPRQRVVSAVLAGRLPEMSLWYSLQSLFYPRETDLADAALAQFDLSEKLFERVDRLSGGERQRVGLARMLASSASLLLVDEPLSALDPERARQALQAICDAARERGATLVTSLHHVEMALAYFPRIVGLRGGELVFDLPSAEVSPSILQSLYASNLEELTGPAPRMDDVPAPRARVAMQCR, encoded by the coding sequence ATGAAGCTTGATTTGCATTCCTGCTCAGCGCGCCATCCGGCAGCAGTGGCAGCGGCGTCTGATGCGTTAACTCGCATTAGCTTGGCGCTAGCGAGTGGCGAGCAATTGGCCATTATTGGGCCGTCTGGCGCGGGTAAAACCACGTTGCTGCAATTGCTAGCCTGCGCCCAAAGGCCGGAGCAAGGCAATTTTGAAATGGATGGAGTTGACCCTTGGCAACTCGGTAGTTCGGCGCTTAAACGCCAGCGCGCACAGGTTTTTTTAGCGCCCCAAGTACCGCCACTGCCACCACGGCAACGGGTAGTCAGTGCTGTGCTAGCTGGCCGTTTGCCAGAGATGAGTTTGTGGTATTCGCTGCAAAGCTTGTTTTACCCGCGTGAGACGGATTTGGCTGATGCCGCACTGGCGCAGTTTGATCTGTCAGAAAAACTCTTTGAGCGAGTTGACCGGTTATCCGGCGGTGAGCGCCAACGCGTAGGTCTGGCCCGAATGTTGGCGTCTAGTGCTTCGCTGCTACTAGTTGATGAACCACTCTCTGCGTTAGACCCTGAACGTGCCCGCCAAGCTTTGCAAGCGATTTGCGATGCGGCCCGTGAGCGTGGCGCAACCTTGGTAACGTCGCTCCATCATGTGGAGATGGCTTTGGCGTATTTCCCGCGCATCGTCGGTTTGCGCGGCGGTGAATTGGTTTTTGACTTGCCATCCGCAGAAGTCAGTCCCTCGATTTTGCAATCGTTATACGCGAGTAATCTTGAAGAACTCACAGGTCCAGCGCCCAGGATGGATGACGTGCCCGCGCCACGCGCACGGGTAGCCATGCAATGCCGGTGA
- a CDS encoding putative selenate ABC transporter substrate-binding protein — protein sequence MSKLNLANTLKTLVSSAFLFLGAMTVLPAQAQQAQQVLKITAIPDESPTELARKAGPLVKYLEQRLGMKVEFTPVSDYAAAVETLANKQVDMAWFGGFTFVQAQQRSGGKVVPLVQREEDTKFRSVFITSDPAIKTLADLKGKTLSFGSQSSTSGHLMPRSFLLEAKIDPEKDLKRVAYSGAHDATIAAVAAGKVDVGALNISVWEKFVLDKKVDPAKVHVIFTTPTYYDYNWTVHADMPAALKEKITKAFLDLAPNTAEGKAILDLQRATRFVPTKAENYKGIETAARSAGLLK from the coding sequence ATGTCAAAACTCAACCTAGCCAACACACTAAAAACACTGGTTTCCAGTGCTTTTTTGTTCTTAGGCGCTATGACCGTCCTGCCAGCGCAAGCGCAGCAAGCCCAGCAAGTTCTTAAAATCACCGCCATTCCTGATGAGTCGCCGACTGAGTTGGCGCGCAAAGCCGGTCCGTTGGTGAAGTATTTAGAACAAAGACTGGGTATGAAGGTTGAGTTCACGCCAGTGTCTGACTACGCAGCGGCAGTTGAAACGCTGGCTAATAAGCAAGTGGATATGGCTTGGTTTGGCGGCTTTACTTTCGTCCAAGCTCAACAGCGCTCGGGTGGCAAAGTAGTGCCTTTGGTGCAGCGTGAAGAAGATACAAAATTTCGCTCAGTGTTCATCACCAGCGACCCAGCAATCAAAACATTGGCTGACCTCAAAGGCAAGACTTTGAGCTTTGGCTCGCAGTCCAGCACCTCTGGCCACTTGATGCCGCGCAGTTTTTTGCTTGAAGCAAAAATCGATCCTGAGAAAGACCTCAAGCGCGTGGCTTACTCTGGTGCGCACGATGCCACTATCGCTGCAGTTGCGGCCGGCAAGGTCGATGTGGGTGCGCTGAATATCTCGGTGTGGGAAAAATTCGTACTGGATAAAAAAGTTGATCCAGCCAAAGTGCATGTGATCTTCACCACGCCGACTTACTACGACTACAACTGGACGGTGCATGCCGACATGCCAGCCGCGCTGAAAGAAAAAATCACCAAAGCCTTTCTCGACCTGGCCCCCAATACCGCTGAAGGTAAAGCCATTCTTGATTTGCAGCGCGCCACGCGTTTTGTGCCCACTAAGGCCGAAAACTACAAAGGCATTGAGACGGCAGCGCGCAGCGCCGGTCTGCTCAAATAA
- the senA gene encoding selenoneine synthase SenA — protein sequence MMPVSAKPSTKPWQTAHAARHASSTELAALLRATRARSLALLDCYEVALGHALPVPRSPQLNPPRWELGHLGWFQDYWIARNPQRALGTAYDSACVHSAPRSLVNGVTDDDLYNSSLISHQARWDFALPTIDATRADLQAGLTRTLALLAQSPEDDQALYFFRLALLHEDMHCEAAVYMAQAMGFALSSDLLAKPVARPIDGPATFTLPAGNWQLGSDGTGFAFDNELPAHSVAIQQREMDSQCVSWSRFLPFVEQGGYTDKRWWSAQGWDWLAAEKLTAPLYLRLQDGGWQCQRFGVWQALDLNARAVHLSFFEVQAWCSWAGLSLPTEAEWECAAMTQPEFVWGEVWEWTASSFQPYPGFEIHPYRDYSAPWFDDRPVLRGASLATAPSLAHPRLRNFFTPERNDIHAGFRTCR from the coding sequence ATGATGCCAGTTTCAGCAAAGCCCTCCACTAAGCCATGGCAGACCGCCCATGCTGCACGCCATGCTAGTAGCACTGAATTAGCCGCTTTACTGCGCGCTACCCGTGCCCGCAGCTTGGCATTACTCGACTGCTATGAAGTCGCTTTAGGCCACGCATTGCCCGTCCCGCGCAGCCCGCAGCTCAATCCGCCTAGATGGGAGCTTGGCCATCTGGGCTGGTTTCAGGACTATTGGATTGCCCGTAATCCCCAGCGTGCCTTAGGGACGGCGTATGACTCAGCTTGCGTTCACAGCGCGCCGCGCTCGCTGGTCAATGGTGTGACCGATGATGATTTGTACAACTCTAGCCTTATCTCACACCAAGCGCGGTGGGATTTTGCTTTGCCCACCATAGATGCAACGCGTGCAGATTTGCAGGCCGGTTTGACTAGGACTTTGGCCTTATTAGCGCAAAGCCCAGAGGACGACCAAGCGCTTTACTTTTTCCGTTTGGCGCTGCTGCATGAAGACATGCACTGCGAAGCCGCGGTCTACATGGCCCAAGCCATGGGCTTTGCACTCTCGTCTGACTTGCTTGCTAAGCCAGTTGCGCGCCCAATCGATGGCCCAGCCACATTCACGCTGCCTGCGGGCAATTGGCAATTAGGTAGTGATGGGACTGGCTTTGCCTTTGACAACGAACTGCCCGCCCATAGCGTCGCGATACAACAGCGCGAGATGGACAGTCAGTGCGTGAGCTGGTCGCGCTTCTTGCCGTTTGTGGAACAAGGCGGTTACACCGATAAACGTTGGTGGTCGGCCCAAGGTTGGGACTGGTTAGCGGCAGAAAAACTCACCGCACCGCTTTACCTGAGGCTTCAAGATGGCGGCTGGCAATGCCAGCGCTTTGGTGTTTGGCAGGCGTTAGACCTCAATGCCCGCGCCGTGCATCTCTCGTTTTTTGAAGTTCAAGCTTGGTGCAGCTGGGCCGGTTTGTCCTTGCCTACCGAGGCCGAATGGGAATGCGCAGCCATGACGCAGCCAGAGTTTGTGTGGGGCGAAGTGTGGGAGTGGACTGCTAGTTCATTTCAGCCTTACCCGGGCTTTGAAATTCACCCTTACCGTGATTACTCAGCGCCTTGGTTTGACGATCGACCCGTGCTGCGTGGCGCGAGCTTGGCGACTGCACCCAGCTTGGCACATCCACGTTTACGCAATTTTTTTACCCCTGAACGCAATGATATTCATGCTGGGTTTCGTACTTGTCGGTGA
- the senB gene encoding selenoneine biosynthesis selenosugar synthase SenB codes for MKQKIVIISPALKAANNGNWQTANRWQKMLSPYYQVRISQNWPDGPEAQHDKVMLALHARRSASSIAAWAKAHAPSQAANISSPGLAVVLTGTDLYRDIHEDAQAAHSLELAQCLVVLQECGPEALPEALRERAMVMFQSTSERRALVKTQRHLRVVMVGHLRDEKTPETLMNAARLIAPNEGILIDHIGAPLDANLGQLAEATAADCPHYRWLGSLSHAQTRRRIQQAHLLVHTSRMEGGAHVVMEAVRSNTPVLASNIDGNRGMLGADYAGYFDWNNAEQLVSLLRQARASQSNNNDDSDLLKTLQAQSHQRAALFAPETEQASLLKLVANLLNTSSNTIT; via the coding sequence ATGAAACAAAAAATTGTCATTATCAGCCCTGCATTGAAAGCCGCGAACAACGGCAATTGGCAAACCGCCAACCGCTGGCAAAAGATGCTCAGCCCGTATTACCAAGTGCGAATTAGCCAGAATTGGCCGGATGGACCCGAAGCTCAGCACGACAAAGTCATGCTGGCTTTGCACGCACGGCGCTCGGCAAGCTCAATTGCCGCTTGGGCTAAAGCGCATGCGCCTAGCCAAGCGGCAAACATCAGCAGTCCTGGATTGGCCGTGGTTTTAACCGGCACAGATTTGTACCGCGACATCCACGAAGACGCGCAAGCTGCGCATTCCCTGGAATTAGCGCAGTGCTTGGTAGTACTGCAAGAATGTGGCCCAGAGGCACTACCCGAAGCGCTGCGCGAGCGCGCCATGGTGATGTTTCAATCCACCAGTGAGCGCCGTGCTTTGGTCAAAACCCAGCGCCACCTGCGGGTCGTGATGGTCGGCCATTTGCGGGATGAAAAAACCCCGGAAACGCTGATGAATGCAGCGCGGCTAATCGCGCCAAACGAAGGCATATTGATTGACCACATTGGTGCGCCGCTTGACGCAAACCTGGGTCAACTGGCCGAAGCCACGGCAGCGGATTGTCCACATTACCGTTGGCTAGGCAGTCTCAGTCACGCGCAGACACGGCGGCGGATTCAGCAAGCCCATTTATTAGTCCACACCAGCCGCATGGAAGGCGGCGCCCATGTGGTGATGGAGGCCGTGCGCAGCAACACACCCGTGTTGGCTTCCAACATTGATGGCAATCGCGGCATGTTGGGCGCAGATTACGCCGGCTATTTTGACTGGAACAACGCCGAGCAACTGGTCAGTCTGCTACGCCAAGCCCGAGCCAGCCAAAGCAACAACAACGATGACAGCGATTTACTAAAAACGCTGCAAGCGCAAAGCCATCAACGCGCCGCCTTGTTCGCGCCTGAAACAGAGCAAGCGTCGCTGCTAAAACTGGTGGCTAATTTACTCAATACTTCTTCGAACACAATTACCTGA
- the hpxZ gene encoding oxalurate catabolism protein HpxZ yields the protein MEINLPQVLAEVQVQSERYEQALVSNDVAVLDELFWNSPHTLRYGAGENLYSYAAICAFRASRPAVGLARTVLRSVITSYGQDMATVNLEFQRDGSARPGRQSQTWLRTADGWRVVSAHVSNLA from the coding sequence ATGGAGATTAATCTGCCGCAGGTGCTTGCAGAAGTGCAAGTGCAAAGTGAGCGCTACGAGCAGGCCTTGGTGAGTAATGACGTTGCTGTGCTCGACGAATTATTCTGGAACAGCCCACACACGCTGCGCTATGGCGCTGGCGAAAATCTTTATAGCTATGCAGCCATCTGTGCGTTTCGTGCCAGCCGACCAGCGGTGGGGCTGGCGCGCACCGTGCTACGCAGTGTGATCACCAGCTACGGCCAAGACATGGCCACTGTCAACCTAGAGTTTCAACGCGACGGCAGCGCACGGCCGGGCCGGCAAAGCCAGACTTGGCTGCGTACAGCGGATGGTTGGCGCGTGGTCAGTGCGCATGTGAGCAATTTGGCTTGA
- a CDS encoding type II toxin-antitoxin system HicB family antitoxin — translation MNTMTHMGQTARIEFDDKDNIFVGRLLGITDSISYHADTVVALRQAFVEAVDDYIETCAKIGKPVEKPANGKILLRVPPELHSAALIAAEAAGTSLNQWATKALHQAAYVID, via the coding sequence ATGAACACCATGACCCATATGGGACAAACAGCACGAATTGAATTCGACGATAAAGACAATATTTTCGTCGGCCGTCTGCTCGGCATTACAGACAGCATTAGCTATCATGCGGATACGGTTGTAGCACTCCGTCAAGCTTTTGTAGAGGCGGTCGACGACTATATTGAGACCTGCGCGAAGATTGGCAAACCGGTAGAAAAACCGGCCAATGGAAAAATCTTGCTACGCGTACCACCGGAGCTGCATAGCGCCGCATTGATTGCGGCTGAGGCAGCGGGAACAAGCTTAAATCAGTGGGCTACAAAAGCACTTCATCAAGCCGCATACGTAATAGATTGA
- the selD gene encoding selenide, water dikinase SelD: MQKSTQAIARDIVLVGGGHSHVGVLRRFAMKPEPGVRLTLICTDVHTPYSGMLPGYVAGHYDYDDVHIDLGRLAVFAGARLYRDEVIGLDRSGQRVLCRNRPAVPYDLLSINIGSTPQLAGVEGAEQHAVPVKPIYAFNQRWLALLARVRQHTQGPLRIAVVGAGAGGVELLLAMQYRLLNEFKALGRDPKLLQFILLGADAEVLPTHNAGVKQRFTRVLSERGVAMHLGSEVTRVEANTLICATGEIVTADEIMWVTQAGGAPWLKKTGLDLDKGGFLIVNDCLQSTNDERVFAAGDIAAMQNYPLPKAGVFAVRQARPLADNMRLSLQGKPLKPYHPQTNWLALISTGDRYAVASRGAIGFAGAWVWRWKDWIDQRFMRKFSDFEAMDEHSQAASSKSAASATTSLALSQEESQQTISAIAMRCGGCGAKVGASVLSRALGNLHVIDREDVLIGLHSPDDAAVVRVPPGKAMVHSVDFFRSFIDDPYIFGKVAANHALGDIFAMGGEAQTATAIATVPPGLEAKVEDVLFQMMTGAVEVLNEAGCALVGGHTGEGSELALGFAINGLIDENLDQILTKGGMKAGDVLILTKPIGTGTLFAAHARLAARGRWIDAALKSMVQSNRIGAICLRKYGATACTDLTGFGLLGHLVEMTKPSGVDAELSLSALPLLDGALECVNAGIVSSLQPANVRLRRALRNQEAFVKNERYPLIFDPQTAGGLLASVPADKVQACIAELKELGYPHTVVIGRILEQGEAIEPILLVD, from the coding sequence ATGCAAAAATCAACCCAAGCCATAGCCCGCGATATCGTTTTAGTCGGCGGCGGCCACAGTCACGTTGGCGTGCTCAGACGCTTTGCCATGAAGCCAGAACCCGGCGTGCGTTTGACCCTGATCTGCACCGATGTGCACACCCCCTACTCCGGTATGTTGCCCGGCTACGTGGCCGGTCATTACGACTATGACGACGTTCACATAGACCTAGGCCGGCTGGCAGTATTTGCCGGCGCACGGCTTTACCGCGACGAAGTCATAGGCCTAGACCGCAGCGGTCAGCGCGTGCTGTGCCGCAATCGCCCAGCCGTGCCGTATGACTTGCTGTCCATCAACATAGGCTCTACACCACAACTCGCTGGGGTCGAGGGCGCAGAGCAGCACGCTGTCCCAGTCAAACCCATTTATGCCTTTAACCAGCGCTGGCTGGCGCTGCTAGCGCGGGTGCGTCAGCATACCCAAGGCCCACTGCGTATTGCAGTGGTGGGCGCGGGCGCAGGTGGTGTGGAATTGCTGCTGGCCATGCAATACCGCTTGCTCAATGAATTCAAAGCGCTGGGCCGCGACCCCAAACTGTTGCAATTTATTTTGCTGGGTGCCGATGCCGAAGTTTTACCCACCCACAATGCCGGTGTCAAACAGCGCTTTACGCGCGTGCTAAGCGAGCGCGGCGTAGCCATGCATTTAGGCAGCGAGGTCACCCGGGTTGAGGCCAATACGCTGATATGCGCCACGGGAGAAATCGTCACAGCCGACGAAATCATGTGGGTCACCCAAGCCGGCGGTGCGCCTTGGCTTAAAAAAACCGGCTTAGATCTGGACAAAGGTGGCTTTTTAATCGTCAACGATTGCTTGCAAAGCACTAACGACGAACGCGTGTTTGCAGCTGGCGATATTGCGGCAATGCAAAACTACCCGCTGCCAAAAGCCGGTGTCTTTGCCGTGCGCCAAGCCAGACCACTGGCCGACAATATGCGCCTTAGCCTGCAAGGTAAACCGCTAAAACCGTACCACCCGCAAACCAATTGGTTGGCATTAATTAGCACCGGCGACCGCTATGCGGTAGCGTCACGCGGTGCCATCGGTTTTGCCGGCGCTTGGGTCTGGCGCTGGAAGGATTGGATTGACCAGCGCTTTATGCGCAAGTTCTCTGATTTCGAAGCCATGGACGAGCACAGCCAAGCCGCAAGCTCTAAAAGCGCAGCTAGCGCAACCACCTCCTTGGCACTGAGCCAAGAAGAATCCCAGCAAACCATCTCTGCGATTGCCATGCGCTGCGGCGGCTGCGGGGCAAAAGTCGGCGCCAGCGTATTGAGCCGAGCACTGGGCAATTTGCATGTGATTGACCGTGAAGACGTACTAATTGGCCTGCATTCCCCCGACGACGCCGCCGTAGTGCGCGTGCCACCGGGCAAAGCCATGGTGCATTCGGTTGACTTTTTCCGCTCCTTTATCGATGACCCCTACATCTTTGGCAAGGTCGCCGCGAATCATGCGCTCGGCGATATTTTTGCCATGGGCGGCGAAGCACAAACCGCCACCGCGATTGCCACCGTCCCGCCGGGCTTGGAAGCCAAGGTTGAAGACGTGTTGTTCCAGATGATGACGGGTGCAGTTGAGGTGCTCAATGAAGCCGGCTGTGCCTTGGTTGGTGGCCACACCGGAGAAGGCAGCGAATTGGCATTAGGTTTTGCCATCAACGGCTTGATTGACGAAAACCTCGATCAGATCTTGACCAAAGGCGGCATGAAAGCTGGCGACGTGTTGATACTCACCAAGCCCATAGGCACTGGCACTTTGTTTGCTGCTCACGCAAGACTGGCCGCGCGCGGTCGCTGGATTGATGCGGCGCTAAAGTCCATGGTGCAGTCCAACCGCATAGGTGCAATTTGCCTGCGTAAATATGGTGCGACAGCTTGTACCGATTTGACTGGCTTTGGTTTGCTTGGCCACTTGGTCGAGATGACCAAACCTTCTGGCGTTGACGCCGAGCTGAGTTTGTCTGCATTGCCGCTGTTAGACGGTGCGCTGGAATGCGTAAATGCCGGCATTGTGAGCTCGCTGCAACCGGCCAATGTGCGCTTGCGTCGTGCATTGCGCAACCAAGAAGCGTTTGTTAAAAACGAGCGCTATCCCTTGATTTTTGATCCGCAAACCGCGGGTGGATTACTCGCTAGCGTGCCGGCAGATAAAGTCCAAGCCTGTATTGCTGAGCTAAAAGAATTAGGCTATCCGCACACTGTTGTTATTGGACGAATATTGGAACAGGGCGAGGCGATTGAGCCGATTTTGTTAGTTGATTAA